One region of Arvicola amphibius chromosome 3, mArvAmp1.2, whole genome shotgun sequence genomic DNA includes:
- the Ubtfl1 gene encoding upstream-binding factor 1-like protein 1, whose protein sequence is MASLDNQRLWLRRDILKLLESMKNIIPLDDSRGFKKTLEDLDWSKVAFGQFSGEMCRQKWLKMSHCLRKSRTLSELVVEASEHVKQPQRSKAMEKHPDFPKRPLTAYLRFYKEHLDKYSQLYPKYNNRQLTKILAEKYKQLPQEIKDRYIQEFQKEKQEFQEKLAKFKEIHPGVEHYKKCRVPMSHQTKVPKKSQGDKKNVKFPLETEFPKTFSPLIKFQGEPKKPPMSAYHKFHQDSWSSTELQHLPLRERWVEISRRWQQVPGSLREHYNCQVEELQKQYWVEMDLWLKGLSPEEATTYREAKATCGKRKNLAMSGHRSPKFRQTEYQSTLATELQSSYGEMQGRLPPETDSSETIQGHDGGSQAGGQNMMENGKEEDPVGSSDSASCSSDSASCSSDSASCSSDSASSADEEEDDGRVPYWTSQI, encoded by the coding sequence ATGGCATCGCTTGATAATCAACGTCTGTGGTTGAGAAGAGACATTCTGAAGTTACTGGAATCCATGAAGAATATTATCCCCTTGGATGACTCCAGAGGATTCAAAAAGACTCTGGAAGACCTAGACTGGAGCAAAGTGGCTTTTGGGCAGTTTTCGGGAGAAATGTGCAGACAGAAGTGGCTGAAGATGTCCCATTGTCTGAGGAAGTCCCGCACACTGTCAGAGTTAGTGGTGGAAGCCTCCGAACATGTCAAACAACCTCAAAGAAGTAAGGCAATGGAGAAGCATCCTGACTTCCCCAAAAGACCCCTGACTGCCTATCTGCGCTTTTACAAGGAGCATCTGGACAAATACTCTCAGCTGTATCCCAAGTACAACAACCGACAGCTGACCAAAATCCTGGCTGAGAAATACAAACAGCTGCCACAGGAGATAAAAGACAGATATATTCAGGAGTTccagaaggagaaacaagaatTTCAGGAAAAACTGGCTAAATTCAAGGAAATCCACCCTGGTGTAGAGCATTATAAGAAATGTAGGGTGCCCATGAGCCACCAAACCAAAGTCCCTAAGAAATCACAAGGAGATAAGAAAAACGTAAAGTTTCCTCTAGAAACAGAATTTCCCaaaacattttctccattgataaaATTTCAGGGAGAACCCAAGAAACCCCCTATGAGTGCATATCACAAATTTCACCAAGATTCATGGTCAAGCACGGAGCTGCAGCATCTTCCCTTAAGGGAACGCTGGGTTGAGATTAGCAGACGgtggcagcaagtcccagggagcCTGAGAGAGCATTATAACTGTCAGGTCGAAGAGCTACAGAAACAGTACTGGGTGGAGATGGACCTCTGGCTCAAGGGATTGTCTCCCGAGGAAGCCACCACATATCGAGAGGCAAAAGCCACTTGTGGTAAGAGAAAGAACTTGGCCATGTCTGGACACAGAAGCCCCAAATTTAGACAAACAGAGTATCAGTCCACCTTAGCAACGGAGCTCCAATCCAGTTATGGAGAAATGCAAGGGCGGCTGCCTCCTGAAACAGATTCCTCAGAGACTATTCAGGGCCATGATGGTGGCTCCCAGGCAGGCGGGCAGAATATGATGGAAAATGGCAAAGAGGAAGACCCTGTCGGCTCCTCAGACTCCGCTAGCTGCTCCTCAGACTCCGCTAGCTGCTCCTCAGACTCCGCTAGCTGCTCCTCAGACTCCGCTAGCAGTGcagatgaagaagaagatgatgggcGTGTTCCTTACTGGACTTCTCAGATTTAG
- the LOC119809272 gene encoding methyl-CpG-binding domain protein 3-like 2B, with amino-acid sequence MIPPKLQKRIGAVRNKDKSKRRARATSPMRMTSCIFKSSVTRITSHPENTTRHRQEEMLEKPQQLCAFRRLQKYCIEDGTGNLLGPLCFSNPAKRTARGRQAGAIVPSGVNGVHTAQFTSVQSPRSEGTVREALEQSPSPSYSQGVTGPMALELSPSINIQQVTPADIRRQSRRVMRARRRLAAALELDRIARQGENMEESPDDDEMEEAQVESVSMVDS; translated from the coding sequence ATGATACCTCCGAAATTACAGAAGAGGATCGGGGCTGTCCGGAACAAGGACAAGAGCAAACGCCGAGCTAGGGCAACTTCTCCTATGAGGATGACTAGTTGCATCTTCAAAAGTTCTGTGACCAGAATAACTTCCCATCCTGAAAATACCACCAGGCACAGGCAAGAAGAGATGCTGGAGAAACCCCAGCAGCTCTGTGCATTCAGGAGACTGCAGAAATATTGCATTGAAGACGGTACAGGGAATCTACTAGGTCCACTGTGTTTTTCAAACCCTGCAAAAAGAACTGCACGAGGGAGGCAGGCTGGAGCCATCGTGCCTAGTGGTGTCAATGGTGTGCACACTGCACAGTTCACCTCTGTGCAATCCCCGAGGTCAGAAGGGACAGTGCGAGAGGCTCTTGAGCAGTCGCCATCTCCATCCTACAGTCAAGGGGTGACAGGGCCAATGGCTCTTGAGCTGTCGCCATCTATTAACATTCAACAAGTAACTCCTGCGGATATCCGGAGACAATCCCGGAGGGTGATGAGGGCCAGGAGGAGACTGGCAGCAGCCTTGGAATTAGACAGGATTGCCAGGCAGGGAGAGAACATGGAGGAATCGCCTGATGATGACGAAATGGAAGAAGCACAGGTGGAGAGCGTGAGCATGGTGGACTCATGA